A window of the Citrus sinensis cultivar Valencia sweet orange chromosome 9, DVS_A1.0, whole genome shotgun sequence genome harbors these coding sequences:
- the LOC102629494 gene encoding uncharacterized protein LOC102629494 isoform X2 — protein sequence MAKKGNEEKKAAVQEEVKRMNKLPANSAYASHCLRVLNKILQLMSQPRTSSKEKELELLFAGLSL from the exons ATGGCCAAAAAGGGGAATGAAGAGAAGAAGGCGGCTGTTCAAGAAGAAGTGAAACGAATGAACAAGCTTCCTGCAAACAGCGCTTATGCTAGTCATTGCCTGCGTGTACTCAATAAAATTCTTCAACTGATGTCTCAGCCG AGGACCTCTTCAAAGGAAAAGGAGCTGGAGTTGCTTTTTGCTGGACTGTCCCTGTGA
- the LOC102630070 gene encoding uncharacterized protein LOC102630070 isoform X3, which produces MSAWTATARQAANLARLSSSKSTSASSSQAASLIHRRGLAGGGDHHGPPKVNFWEDPLSPSKWKEEHFVIISATGWGLLFYGGYKFFTGEKKDKKEEVGEASH; this is translated from the exons ATGTCGGCGTGGACAGCAACGGCTCGCCAAGCCGCAAACTTGGCTCGGCTCTCCTCCTCAAAATCCACTTCAGCATCATCTTCTCAAGCCGCTTCTCTCATCCATCGGCGCGGTCTTGCCGGCGGCGGCG ACCATCATGGACCTCCGAAGGTGAATTTTTGGGAGGACCCTTTGAGTCCATCTAAATGGAAAGAAGAACAT TTCGTGATCATCTCTGCAACTGGCTGGGGTTTACTTTTTTATGGAGGTTACAAGTTCTTCACCGGAGAGAAGAAGGACAAGAAAGAAgag GTTGGAGAGGCATCACACTAG
- the LOC102630070 gene encoding uncharacterized protein LOC102630070 isoform X2 → MSAWTATARQAANLARLSSSKSTSASSSQAASLIHRRGLAGGGDHHGPPKVNFWEDPLSPSKWKEEHFVIISATGWGLLFYGGYKFFTGEKKDKKEEKVGRFVS, encoded by the exons ATGTCGGCGTGGACAGCAACGGCTCGCCAAGCCGCAAACTTGGCTCGGCTCTCCTCCTCAAAATCCACTTCAGCATCATCTTCTCAAGCCGCTTCTCTCATCCATCGGCGCGGTCTTGCCGGCGGCGGCG ACCATCATGGACCTCCGAAGGTGAATTTTTGGGAGGACCCTTTGAGTCCATCTAAATGGAAAGAAGAACAT TTCGTGATCATCTCTGCAACTGGCTGGGGTTTACTTTTTTATGGAGGTTACAAGTTCTTCACCGGAGAGAAGAAGGACAAGAAAGAAgag
- the LOC102629781 gene encoding uncharacterized protein LOC102629781, which yields MADAVKVYKDQHPISNLDRRAKIGGFLKIFTEFALDSAVNVSFKGFTGGKKVYKAVLDGLKYQPQPLLLDYKKKCRDTESAEEMQVKMEEMQELMNNIKPQNKTSVKPTK from the exons ATGGCAGACGCCGTTAAAGTCTATAAAGATCAACATCCAATCAGCAATTTGGATCGTCGAGCGAAGATCGGGGGATTCCTGAAAATTTTCACCGAATTCGCCCTCGATTCCGCCGTCAACGTCTCTTTCAAAGGCTTCACTG GTGGGAAGAAAGTGTATAAGGCTGTGCTGGATGGATTGAAGTATCAACCACAGCCCCTTCTGTTagattataaaaagaaatgcagAGATACTGAATCAGCAGAGGAGATGCAAGTAAAGATGGAAGAAATGCAGGAACTCATGAACAACATAAAGCCACAAAACAAGACATCAGTGAAACCTACTAAATAA
- the LOC102629203 gene encoding uncharacterized protein LOC102629203: MGIYDYMSATVDSIKRNTPNLTAVKGICWYSYDYSRAAVTNIHSAVTVNGKAVVEKVNQNLPDQETRSEIATNLVKNSASFAVNEGLKLVPGGSAVANIVYRSLPNDKTKLQKNKDLLELKDKVERLEKELRDYEKLLDKTEIQKPTVELKSKSTLDLHQKPEDVIRAFMMTEFMSNHFLDGLIVPEIRSRNHR; encoded by the exons ATGGGAATCTACGATTACATGTCTGCGACAGTGGATTCAATTAAACGCAACACACCGAATCTAACCGCTGTTAAGGGCATATGCTGGTATTCTTACGATTACAGCCGTGCTGCTGTTACGAACATCCATAGCGCCGTTACAGTCAACGGCAAAGCTGTCGTCGAGAAAGTTAACCAGAACTTGCCCGATCAAGAGACAAGGTCAGAGATCGCCACCAACTTGGTCAAAAACTCCGCCTCTTTCGCCGTCAACGAGGGACTTAAGCTCGTTCCTG gtggatccgcagttgccaacaTTGTATATCGATCCCTCCCCAATGATAAGACAAAGCTGCAAAAGAATAAAGATCTGCTGGAACTGAAAGATAAGGTTGAAAGACTGGAGAAAGAACTCCGTGATTATGAGAAATTACTTGACAAAACTGAGATACAAAAGCCAACAGTGGAATTAAAGTCCAAGAGCACACTTGATTTGCATCAAAAACCGGAAGATGTGATCAGAGCTTTCATGATGACAGAGTTTATGAGTAATCATTTCTTGGATGGCCTAATTGTTCCTGAGATTAGATCAAGGAACCACCGTTAG
- the LOC102630070 gene encoding uncharacterized protein LOC102630070 isoform X1, whose amino-acid sequence MSAWTATARQAANLARLSSSKSTSASSSQAASLIHRRGLAGGGDHHGPPKVNFWEDPLSPSKWKEEHFVIISATGWGLLFYGGYKFFTGEKKDKKEEKVGEASH is encoded by the exons ATGTCGGCGTGGACAGCAACGGCTCGCCAAGCCGCAAACTTGGCTCGGCTCTCCTCCTCAAAATCCACTTCAGCATCATCTTCTCAAGCCGCTTCTCTCATCCATCGGCGCGGTCTTGCCGGCGGCGGCG ACCATCATGGACCTCCGAAGGTGAATTTTTGGGAGGACCCTTTGAGTCCATCTAAATGGAAAGAAGAACAT TTCGTGATCATCTCTGCAACTGGCTGGGGTTTACTTTTTTATGGAGGTTACAAGTTCTTCACCGGAGAGAAGAAGGACAAGAAAGAAgag AAGGTTGGAGAGGCATCACACTAG
- the LOC102630070 gene encoding uncharacterized protein LOC102630070 isoform X4 translates to MSAWTATARQAANLARLSSSKSTSASSSQAASLIHRRGLAGGGDHHGPPKVNFWEDPLSPSKWKEEHFVIISATGWGLLFYGGYKFFTGEKKDKKEEV, encoded by the exons ATGTCGGCGTGGACAGCAACGGCTCGCCAAGCCGCAAACTTGGCTCGGCTCTCCTCCTCAAAATCCACTTCAGCATCATCTTCTCAAGCCGCTTCTCTCATCCATCGGCGCGGTCTTGCCGGCGGCGGCG ACCATCATGGACCTCCGAAGGTGAATTTTTGGGAGGACCCTTTGAGTCCATCTAAATGGAAAGAAGAACAT TTCGTGATCATCTCTGCAACTGGCTGGGGTTTACTTTTTTATGGAGGTTACAAGTTCTTCACCGGAGAGAAGAAGGACAAGAAAGAAgag GTCTGA
- the LOC102629494 gene encoding uncharacterized protein LOC102629494 isoform X1, protein MGMADAVKVDRDHHPISNLNRRAKIGGFLKIFTELALDSALNVSVKGVTGGKKVYKIVLDGLKYQPRPLLLDDKNKCKDIESAKEMQAKMEEMQELINNVEPQNKTSVKPTKGSIPQKKKPNEGIKGSDLPKTKEKRIFIRSRL, encoded by the exons ATGGGGATGGCAGACGCCGTTAAGGTCGACAGAGATCACCATCCAATCAGCAATTTGAATCGTCGAGCGAAGATCGGAGGATTCCTCAAAATTTTCACCGAATTGGCCCTCGATTCCGCCCTCAACGTCTCTGTCAAAGGCGTCACTG GTGGGAAGAAAGTGTATAAGATTGTGCTGGATGGATTGAAGTATCAACCACGTCCCCTCTTGTtagatgataaaaataaatgcaaagatATTGAATCAGCAAAGGAGATGCAAGCAAAGATGGAAGAAATGCAGGAACTGATAAACAACGTAGAGCCACAAAACAAGACATCAGTGAAACCTACTAAAGGATCAATTCCTCAGAAGAAGAAACCAAATGAAGGCATCAAGGGATCAGATCTTCCGAAAACCAAGgagaaaagaattttcattcgATCCAGGCTATAA